One Cricetulus griseus strain 17A/GY chromosome 5, alternate assembly CriGri-PICRH-1.0, whole genome shotgun sequence genomic window carries:
- the LOC100761043 gene encoding LOW QUALITY PROTEIN: tudor and KH domain-containing protein-like (The sequence of the model RefSeq protein was modified relative to this genomic sequence to represent the inferred CDS: inserted 1 base in 1 codon): MEPDGAGEEALWNDPSMPLVPIEVLLCICAGDMVDAGPEESFWXEPWNDSLENSGAQNSPEMSMIKVPSPDFSFHKDECLDIYISAYEHPTHFWIQIIGSHSHQLDQLLIEMNQHYENSLPEDLTVHVGDIVAACYSADGSWYRAQILGTLENGNWDIYFVDWGNNGDRPLKELRALRSDFLSLPFQAIECSLAQIAPSGEQWEEETLDEILRFTHFADSKPLMAKISSCDRTGNSSWPKIHLYDTSNGKKLDIGLELVHKGYAVEVPEDVKEDGTVPDVLKDMATETDASLASILNETKKSPEETAHTLSLSEETI, encoded by the exons ATGGAGCCAGATGGAGCTGGTGAAGAAGCTTTATGGAATGATCCCTCGATGCCACTTGTACCCATCGAGGTTCTTCTCTGCATATGTGCTGGTGATATGGTTGATGCAGGACCAGAAGAAAGTTTCT AGGAACCTTGGAATGACAGCCTTGAGAATTCTGGTGCCCAGAACAGTCCAGAGATGTCCATGATTAAAGTTCCCAGTCCTGACTTCAGTTTCCATAAGGATGAGTGTCTAGACATCTACATTTCTGCTTATGAACACCCTACCCACTTCTGGATCCAAATCATTGGCTCCCACAGCCACCAGTTGGATCAACTTCTCATTGAGATGAACCAGCACTATGAAAATAGTCTGCCTGAAGACTTGACTGTGCATGTAGGAGACATTGTAGCAGCATGTTATTCTGCAGATGGTTCCTGGTATCGAGCCCAGATTCTTGGTACCCTGGAAAATGGGAACTGGGACATCTATTTTGTGGACTGGGGAAATAATGGAGATCGCCCACTGAAGGAACTCAGGGCTCTCAGGAGTGACTTCCTGAGCCTTCCCTTTCAAGCAATAGAATGCAGTCTGGCACAAATCGCCCCCTCAGGTGAACAGTGGGAAGAGGAAACTCTAGATGAGATTTTGAGATTCACTCATTTTGCTGACTCGAAGCCATTGATGGCCAAGATCTCTAGCTGTGACCGGACTGGAAACTCAAGTTGGCCAAAAATCCATTTATATGATACCAGTAATGGGAAGAAACTTGATATTGGGCTGGAATTAGTTCACAAAGGATATGCAGTAGAAGTTCCTGAAGATGTGAAAGAAGATGGGACTGTCCCAGATGTGTTGAAGGACATGGCCACTGAGACAGATGCTTCTCTTGCCAGCATACTCAATGAGACCAAAAAGAGCCCTGAAGAGACAGCACATACCCTCAGCTTATCAGAAGAAACTATATAG